GGGGATTGATCTCTCTGTCGGGTCTCTCCTTGCTATATCAGGAGTTGTAAGTGCGGGGATGCTGAAAGCAGGCTTTGGTTTGTTTCCTGTCGTATTCATCACACTTCTTGTAGGATTTCTCTTCGGCCTTGTGAACGGCCTTATTATCAATCTGGGGAAAATCACGCCCTTTGTCGTTACTCTGGGTATGATGAGTATCGCCCGGGGGCTGACGCTTATATACAGCAAGGGCTATCCCATATCCGGTTTTGATCCCGACTTTCGCCAGATCGGCGGGGGGTATATCCTGGGTATCCCCATCCCCAGCATCATATTTGTTGCGACAGTCCTGTTGGCCTGGGGAGTTCTCACCCAGACACGCCTGGGCCGCTATACCTACGCCATCGGCGGTAATGAAGAGACAGTCCGTTTGTCTGGGATTAATGTAACTTTCTTTAAAACAATCATTTACGCCATATCGGGTCTGACGGCGGCGATCAGCGCCATTATCATCACATCCAGGTTGAACTCAGCCGAGCCCATTGCCGGGACCGGCTTTGAACTGGACGTTATTGCAGCCGTTGTTATCGGTGGGACGAGTCTCCAGGGAGGCAGAGGTGCCATATGGGGGACTTTTATCGGTGCCCTTATGATAGGCGTCATAAACAACGGGATGAATCTTCTGGGTATCAATGCCTATTTTCAGCTTGTGGTTAAGGGAATTATAATTATTGGGGCCGTGCTTCTAGACAGGCTACGGGACTGAATCTCATAAAAAAGGAGTTTAATATGAGCCGTTCTGCTATTCATAATGCATTTGATGATGGAAAAGGGATTCTGAGGCTGACACCGACCTGGGTGCCCCGATCGTTCTGTGTGCCCGGAAGACGGATCAAGCTCCATCCCGATGACTATTACGCCATGGGAGGGCATCGTGGTGGAATTGATGAGCGTTGGTTCTCATCCACTACCCCCGCAGACAACGGCCCCGATACTTCGGAAAATGAGGGCCTGAGCTTTGTCCTCTTTGAAAAAGGGGGTGAATCGGAACAATTTCTCCTCAGAGATGCTGTGGAGGAGCTCAAGGGTTCGCTGATTGGAAATGCTCTCTGGCAGTCCTATGGCAAATGGCCGATGTTTTCTAAATTTTTTGACAACCTGGGCCCCCTGCCGCACCACATACACCATCGGGATAAACATGCCTCTCTGGTGGGGGAAATGGGAAAACCCGAAGCCTATTACTTTCCACCCCAGCTGAACAATCACGGCGGAGATTTTCCCCATACTTTTTTCGGATTGAAGCCGGGTACGACCAGGAAACAGGTCCTGGATGCCTTGAAAGCCTTTAACAAGGGGGATAACGGGATTACAAACCTGTCCACCGCCTATAAACTTGTACCGGGCACGGGGTGGAACGTCCCTCCGGGGGTTCTTCATGCACCGGGTAGTTTCTGCACCTATGAACCTCAGATGGCATCGGATGTCTTTGCCATGTACCAGTCTCTGGTAAACAATCAGATTATCGATGAATCCCTGCTGTGGAAGAATACACCCGAAGACAAGAGAGGTGATTTTGATTATTTAATCGATGTGATTGATTGGGATTTAAATGTTGATCCCCTCTTTTCTGAACACAATTTTATGGAACCCCTTCCCGTGTATCCTCAGCAGGAGATGGAAGGATATATTGAAAAGTGGATCTGTTATAAAACCAAAGCATTTAGCGCGAAGGAGCTCACGATTCATTCCGGCCGGACTGTGACAATCAAAGACAGTGCTCCCTATGGGATGTATGTTATTCAGGGACACGGCCGTTTCGGAGGGTGGAATATTGAGAGTCCTGCTCTCATCCGCTATGGACAGCATACAAATGATGAGTTTTTTGTCAGTGAACAGGCGGCCCGGGAGGGAGTAGAAGTCAGCAATTCATCAGATTGTGATGACCTTGTCATCTTAAAGCATTTCGGGGCCGGCAATCCCGATCTAAAAGTGAACTGACAGGCGGGGATGCATGTATGAAACAGAATTATGAAAAATTGAATCAGGAAATCGATTATGAATTCAGGAATTATAAAAAAAGCAATCCTGACAAGATGCGTCCAAAGTTGAAACTCTCCTGGAGTAACTGGGGATTCGGTGCTGAATCACTTGCAAAATCCCTTGATAGGCTGGTTCGTAATAATGTCGAGTATATAGAATTGCATGGGAACCACTATGGACCGGATCTCGGATATCCCTTCAAGGAAACGAGGAAATTGCTTAACAATGCAGGCATCAAAGTAAGCGGCGTCTGCGGAATGTTTTCTGTTGATAACGATCTGTCCAGTGTCTCGGCTTTCCAAAGACAGGCCGCTATAGATTATATCCGTCGGGAAGTCGAATTTACCGCAGAAATTGGAGGAACATATCTACTTGTTGTGCCAGCTGCTGTCGGTAGAAATGCCGCCTATGATGATATGGAGATTCACAGGAGTATAGAAACCCTGAGAATCGTATCCGATGTATTTGAGCAATCCGGCGTCAAAGGCGCTGTGGAACCAATCCGGTCGGCAGAAACTTCAATTATACACACTGTCGGGCAGGCTAAAGAGTATATTGCTAAATTGAACTGTCCCGGTGTGTCCTGGATCAATGGAGATGTCTTTCACATGCAGGCCGAAGAACAGCATATCGGCAAGGCCATTCTGGAAGCAGGAAACCAACTGGTAAACCTGCATATGGCAGATAGTCAGAGAGGAGCCCTGGGAACAGGTTCTCTGGATCTGGATCGTATCATTGAGGCATTGTACCTGATCAATTACAATGAGAAAGACTGCTTCGTTACACCCGAACCCCTCGGTCCCGGAGGAGATCCCTATCCCGCCATGTTCGGGGCTCCTGATTCGGAATCTCTTGATACACTTGTCAAGTTCACCATAGAGACCATAAGGAGCCGGGAAGCACATTTGAGAGAAACAGTCATTTAGTAGAATAGGAAGCATTCTCCTAAGGATTTCGGAAATTATTTTCGCTATTTATCTTATAGTGATGAGGATGTTTTTTGGCAACTCGATGCAACGACTGTTGGGCGTGTTCATCTTAATCCATTACTAAGAATACGGATAAGATCAAACAGTTCGATACTCTGCTTGAGAAGGCCAGGTTCTGAATAATTATTATAAGTATCTTGAGCGTTCCCCCCTGATCGGGGGCCGGACTTTGCAGGGGTTCCGTCCCTTTATGAGATCGTTCCTCGGTAAGCCTGCGGTACGACTCCTAAGAGACTGCCATCGGCGCCCTTCCAATCCCTGTTATGAAGTGACTTTTGTCAAGAATAGCTTTCAATTTA
The sequence above is a segment of the Oceanispirochaeta sp. M1 genome. Coding sequences within it:
- a CDS encoding ABC transporter permease; amino-acid sequence: MKSLKNRSTNIKSILKNYGIIIAFFLICLILAIMSPVFLSPINILNVFRQTSIYGIMAVGMTFVILTGGIDLSVGSLLAISGVVSAGMLKAGFGLFPVVFITLLVGFLFGLVNGLIINLGKITPFVVTLGMMSIARGLTLIYSKGYPISGFDPDFRQIGGGYILGIPIPSIIFVATVLLAWGVLTQTRLGRYTYAIGGNEETVRLSGINVTFFKTIIYAISGLTAAISAIIITSRLNSAEPIAGTGFELDVIAAVVIGGTSLQGGRGAIWGTFIGALMIGVINNGMNLLGINAYFQLVVKGIIIIGAVLLDRLRD
- a CDS encoding sugar phosphate isomerase/epimerase, which translates into the protein MKQNYEKLNQEIDYEFRNYKKSNPDKMRPKLKLSWSNWGFGAESLAKSLDRLVRNNVEYIELHGNHYGPDLGYPFKETRKLLNNAGIKVSGVCGMFSVDNDLSSVSAFQRQAAIDYIRREVEFTAEIGGTYLLVVPAAVGRNAAYDDMEIHRSIETLRIVSDVFEQSGVKGAVEPIRSAETSIIHTVGQAKEYIAKLNCPGVSWINGDVFHMQAEEQHIGKAILEAGNQLVNLHMADSQRGALGTGSLDLDRIIEALYLINYNEKDCFVTPEPLGPGGDPYPAMFGAPDSESLDTLVKFTIETIRSREAHLRETVI